DNA sequence from the Ferviditalea candida genome:
TTTTCCGTTGCCGTCTTATTGATATATCGTTGGTAGAAGTCAACGGTAAACATGGCTTGAACCCCTGCCAATCCGTTGCCTCCGGTAGTTAACCCGGCCATGAAAATCAAGATCACGAAGGCGATGCCGCCAAATGCCCCGAGGAAATGCTGAAAAATATACGGTGCCGCGCCTGACGCCAAAGAAAGTTGATCGGACGTAACCTTCAATGCATATACGCTTCCCCCAACCACATTTCCAAATATGATGGGCAGTGGCAACCATGCCAAAATAGTCCCAATCAAGTAAGCCCAAAAAAGACTTCTCGTACTGGATGCCGCTGCCGCCGTTGAATAATATCCTTGACTCAGAATGACCTGGCCCATGGCGACGACCACTGCGGTAAATCCATATCGCAATCCGGCTGTACTGAAGAAGTCCAGCGCCTCGGGATTATAATTAGGGTTGTCCTTGTTGAGGCTGGCATCAAGCAAACCATTGAACATTGTTGATAGGCCAACCTCTTTAACGATGAGCGGCACAATCAGAAACACTATGAAAATAATGACGAAAAACTGAAAAACAGAGTTATAAATCGACCCGCGTAAACCGGCCATTGCAATATATACTGCAAAAAGCACCGCAGACAGTACTGCAATCAATTTATAATTCATCCCAAAGGTAAATTGGAACGCATACGCGATCCCAACAGCTTGTTCCACGGTAACATAGAGGACCAAGGCGATTCCAAATACAAAAAACACGTTGGCCAATTTTGTTCCAAAACGTTCCCGGATAAATTCAATAAAAGTCGTTGTCCTCGGCATGATTTTTCTTAGCCGCAGTGCAACCGGTATGAAGATTATAAACGGTACGATCGCTCCCCAACCGTAGTTGAATCCTCCGCTAACTCCATACCATACTCCCGCTTCCGAGGCCCCCATAATGGTCAACGTCCAAACCCATGCCACAAAGACGCTGGCCGATACTAGCCCGAACGGAACTTTTCTGCCGGCCGTAAGCATCTCATCGACACTGTTGAGGGAAAACCGCCTGTTGATATACCTGGAAATCAGTAGAAGGATAACTGCAAACAAAGCAAAAATGAAGTACCCCATAAACGCGCCCGTCATACTCAAAAAACATCCCACCTTTTCATAACGAATTGTGAAGAAGTATTGGGAAAGCTCAAGAACTTGATGAGAGACAAAGAAGCAGAGGACTTAATAGCGGAGCTTGCGGAATGGATTTTGTCCATTATTTGTCCATGGTACTATTTCGCTACGTTAAATGCATTAGACAGAATGTAAATATTTTATCGCAATATATTTACATTTCTGATAATTGTGTTTATTTTGGCGTGGGTGCTCCGCAGCCGTTACAGGCGCTTTGCAAGGCTGACGCCAATAGGGCCACCGGATATCGCCAGGTGACCCTCTTAAAACCAATTGCGACAGCGACGGTCAAGGAAATAAGACCTGTCGGGTTCCAGCGATATAAAAACGGCCTGCGATATTCAATAAAATCGGCAGGACCCAATCTCAGCCACTTTTTACAGATAAAATGATCGGTTAAAATGATGAAAATCCACGTATTTGTCAAAATGCCGGTAATCGCCAGCCAAGTGTTTAAGTACTGCAGGATATTGAATGTATAAAAAATAGTTCCCAAGGCATAAACCAACACCATCCACCATTGTCTTCCCGGGGTAAAGCGGAAGGCCAGAGAAAATGTATTGGACAGCGCTAAAGAGCCGGAGTATAAATTCATCACATTGATCCGGATTTGCGTTACGACGACAAACAGAACACCCCATATACCCATCACGGTCGGATATACAAAGCCTGAGTCGGAAGCCAATAAAGCTGCATTCCCTCCGCCAATTGTCGGCATAATCGTATAGGCGAACAAAGGACCGATCAGGATGGTCAAGAACATGGGAATCAGCATCCCGATCATACTTAAAAAACCGCCTTTATAACCGGCTTCTTCCTTTGCGAATCTCCCATAATCGGTTGCCATCAATCCCTGGAAAACCATTTGTCCGTTCACGATCATAAAAGCTGTCCATAATTGGTTCCTCGAAAACGGGATTTCCGATACCCATTGCGACGGATCGGCGATCATGTAATGATTGATTAACGTCATGATACTAATTCCAAGCAGGACCCCGTAAATGAGCACACCCCAGGTCTGGAGGATCTGAAGCGCCTTCATCCCATACCAGACAAACCACAATTTCAATAAACCCAGCAATGCAAATATT
Encoded proteins:
- a CDS encoding sodium:solute symporter family transporter; translation: MTGAFMGYFIFALFAVILLLISRYINRRFSLNSVDEMLTAGRKVPFGLVSASVFVAWVWTLTIMGASEAGVWYGVSGGFNYGWGAIVPFIIFIPVALRLRKIMPRTTTFIEFIRERFGTKLANVFFVFGIALVLYVTVEQAVGIAYAFQFTFGMNYKLIAVLSAVLFAVYIAMAGLRGSIYNSVFQFFVIIFIVFLIVPLIVKEVGLSTMFNGLLDASLNKDNPNYNPEALDFFSTAGLRYGFTAVVVAMGQVILSQGYYSTAAAASSTRSLFWAYLIGTILAWLPLPIIFGNVVGGSVYALKVTSDQLSLASGAAPYIFQHFLGAFGGIAFVILIFMAGLTTGGNGLAGVQAMFTVDFYQRYINKTATEKQQTKFGQKITVVMGIVIGISAAFLEGVSLLKIDIFSGILFAAPTAAFVVGLWSSRLNREVALLSVVAGVLSGLLAYFLINDEDLNWFIGNILALIIPLVIILVSLPFAKTRYNFETLKDYQPQHKVML